From the Halichoerus grypus chromosome 3, mHalGry1.hap1.1, whole genome shotgun sequence genome, one window contains:
- the NAA11 gene encoding N-alpha-acetyltransferase 11 — protein MNIRNARPDDLINMQHCNLLCLPENYQMKYYFYHGLSWPQLSYIAEDEDGKIVGYVLAKMEEDPDDVPHGHITSLAVKRSHRRLGLAQKLMDQASRAMIENFNAKYMSLHVRKSNRAALHLYSDTLNFQVSEVEPKYYADGEDAYAMKRDLSQMADELRRQLELKKGGYVVLGSRENQETQGSTLPSSKVDGQEEKNPAADDSGSDSKEPSESAESTDVQNSSEDSDSTS, from the coding sequence ATGAACATCCGCAATGCTCGGCCGGATGACCTGATTAACATGCAGCACTGCAACCTTCTCTGCCTTCCTGAGAACTACCAGATGAAATACTATTTCTACCACGGCCTTTCCTGGCCGCAGCTTTCTTACATTGCTGAGGACGAGGACGGGAAGATCGTGGGCTACGTCCTGGCCAAAATGGAGGAGGACCCAGATGACGTCCCCCATGGACATATCACCTCACTGGCGGTGAAGCGTTCACACCGGCGCCTCGGCCTGGCCCAGAAGCTGATGGACCAGGCCTCCCGGGCCATGATAGAGAACTTTAACGCCAAGTACATGTCCCTGCACGTCAGGAAGAGTAACCGAGCAGCTTTGCACCTCTATTCTGACACCCTCAACTTTCAGGTTAGTGAGGTGGAACCCAAATACTATGCAGATGGGGAAGATGCATATGCTATGAAGCGGGATCTCTCACAGATGGCAGATGAGCTGAGAAGGCAGCTGGAGCTGAAGAAGGGCGGGTATGTGGTGCTGGGCTCCAGGGAAAACCAGGAAACCCAGGGAAGCACACTTCCTAGTTCCAAAGTGGATGGTCAGGAGGAGAAGAACCCCGCCGCTGATGATAGTGGCAGTGACAGCAAGGAACCCAGCGAGTCTGCGGAGAGCACCGATGTCCAGAACAGCTCAGAAGATTCAGATTCTACCTCCTAG